The DNA segment GCGGGCGTCAGTGGGCGCTCGGCCCGGAGAGAGGCGTCCATGAAGAAGCTCATCAACGCAGCCGACGACGTGGTCGCGGAGGCCCTGGCCGGCCTCGGCGCCGCGCACCCCGACTATCTCAGGGTCAGCGACGAACCCCGCTATGTCGCGCGGGTCGACGCTCCTGTCGGAGGCAAGGTCGCGCTCGTCTCCGGTGGTGGCTCAGGGCACGAGCCGATGCACGGTGGGTTCGTCGGCAAGGGGATGCTCGACGCCGCGTGTCCCGGCGAGGTCTTCACGTCACCGACTCCGGACCAGATGCTCGAGGCGGCGAAGGCCGTGCACGGCGGCGACGGTGTGCTGTTCATCGTGAAGAACTACACGGGTGACGTCATGAACTTCGAGATGGCGGCGGAGCTCGCCAAGGAGGAGGGCATCGACGTCGCGTCCGTCGTGATCGACGACGACGTCGCGGTGCAGGACTCGACGTTCACGGCGGGCAGGCGCGGCGTCGGCGCGACCGTGCTCGCGGAGAAGGTCTGCGGTGCCTCGGCCGCACGTGGTGAGGGCCTCGAGACCGTGGCACACCACTGTCGCAAGGTGAACTCACAGAGTCGCAGCATGGGCATGGCGCTCACGTCGTGCACCGTGCCGGCAGTGGGCAACCCGACCTTCCAGCTCGGCGAGGACGAGATGGAGATCGGCGTCGGCATCCATGGCGAGCCGGGCAGGGAGCGGGTGCCGCTCGCGCCGGCGAAGGAGATCGTCGAACGCCTCGTCGAGCCGGTGCTGTCCGACCTGCCGTTCGAGCGCGGCGACCGGGTGCTGGCGTTCGTCAACTCGATGGGCGGCACGCCGCTCGTCGAGCTCTACGTCGTCTACCACGAGCTGAAGAAGCTCCTCGACTCGAAGGGGATCGCGATCGCGCGCAACCTGATCGGCCCGTACATGACGTCGTTGGAGATGGCCGGCTGCTCGATCACGCTGCTCAGGCTCGACGACGAGCTGATCGACCTGTGGGACGCCCCGGTCGACACGCCGGCCCTGCGGTGGAGCTGACCCGTGCCGCTGACGGTCTCCCAGGCAGACAAGTGGGTGCGGGCGTTCGCGGACGTCGTCGCCGAGCGCAAGACAGAGCTGACCGGTCTCGACTCGGCGATCGGCGACGGTGACCACGGCATCAACCTCGACCGCGGCATGCGTGCGGTCGTCGAGAAGCTCGACGCGGCCGAGCCCGGCGACCTCGGCGGCCTGCTCCGCGCCGTCGGCATGACGCTGATCTCCAAGGTCGGTGGCGCGAGCGGACCGCTCTACGGCACGTTCTTCCTCGAGGGCGGCAAGTCCCTCGGCGCCATGGCCGAGGCGTCCGACGCCGACCTGGTGGCGGCGGTGACCGCGGCGGTCGCGGGCGTCCAGGCGAGGGGGAAGGCGGAGCCGGGCGACAAGACGATGGTCGACGCTCTCGTCCCCGCGCGCGACGCCCTGCGCGAGGCGGTCGAGGGCGGCACCGGTCTCGACGAGGCGCTGGCGCGCGCCGCGGAGGCGGCCGAACGCGGCCGCGACGCGACGAAGCCGCTCGTCGCGCGCAAGGGCCGGGCGAGCTACCTGGGCGAGCGCAGCGCCGGGTACGTCGATCCCGGCGCGACGTCGAGCGCCCTGCTGTTGCGCTGCGCGGCCACGACCCTCGCCTCCGGGTAGCGGGGACGAGGGGGGAGCGGCATGGCCGTGGGGATCGTGCTGGTGTCGCACAGCGCCGCGGTGGCGCGCGGGGCGGCCGAGCTGGCGCGCGAGATGGCCGGCGACGTCGTCCTGGAGCCCGCGGGCGGGCTCGACGAGCCGGGCGAGCCGCTCGGCACCGACGCCGTCCGCGTCGCCGAGGCGATCGGTCGGGCCGACTCCGGTGACGGTGTGCTCGTGCTGATGGATCTCGGCAGCGCCGTGCTGTCCGCGGAGACCGCGCTCGACCTCGTCGACGGCATCGACGTCGCCCTGTGCGACGCGCCGTTCGTCGAGGGCGCCGTGGCCGGCGCGGTCGCCGCGCAGGCGGGTGAGCCGCTCGCCGCCGTCGCCGCCGAGGCTCGGCGGGGCCTGGCGGCCAAGACCGCGCACCTCGGTGGGGACGAGCCCGCCGACGAGGCCACGCCCGATGACGACGACCGGCGGTCGTGGCGGCGCGTCGAGCTCGACGTGACCAACCGGCTTGGGCTGCACGGCAGGCCCGCCGCGCGGATCGTCCGTACGGCCGCGCGCTTCGACGCCGAGGTACGCGTCGCCGACCTCGACAATGGGAACGGCCCGGTCTCCGCGCGCAGCCTCGCGAGCGTCATGGCGCTTGGCGTGGTGCGGGGCCACCGGATCGAGGTGAGCGCCGCGGGCCCCGGCGCAGCAGAGGTGCTCGAGGCGCTCGGCGCACTCGCGGCGACCGGTTTCGGCGACGAGGCGGAGCCGGAGCCCGCACCGCCGCCGGTGCGGACGCCGGCGGCCGTCCCCGACGGCGTCACGTTCCGCGGACTCGCCGCGGCCCCGGGCAGCGCGCTCGGCCCGGTACGCCACCTCAGACTCACCGACGTGCCCGACCCCGACGGCTCGCCGGGCACCCGGGACGAGGAGGCGCAGCGGCTGCGCACCGCGGTCGGCGACGTGGGCCGCGAGCTGGCGGCGGCACGCGACGACGCGGCGGCGACCCTCGGTGCGGAGGCCGCCGACATCCTCGAGATGCAGGCGCTCCTGCTCGACGACGCCGCTCTGCTCGACGCCGCGGTCGCGCGCGTGGGCGAGGGGGAGCCCGCCGGGCGTGCCTGGCGGGGGGCCGTCGCCGGTGTGGTGACCGCGTACGCCGGCGTCGACGACGACTACCAGCGCGCCCGCGTCGACGACATCGAGGACGTCGGGCGTCGGGTCGTGGCGGCACTGGCCGGTGTCCCCGTCCGGCGGACGGTCAGCGGTCCAGGCGTGGTCGTCGCCGAGGTCCTCGGCCCGGCCGACACCGCCGCTCTCGACCGGTCGCTGGTGCGTGGCATCCTCACCGCGTCGGGCGCGCCGACGGGTCACGCCGCGATCCTCGCCAGGGCGCTGGGCGTGCCCGCGGTGGTGGGCGCGGGGGAAGCCGTGCTGCGGCTCGACGAGGCCCAGCCGGTGCTGCTCGACGGGGACACGGGGGCGGTCTACGTCCAGCCGGACCGCACCGTGCGCCGCGAGTACGAGCGCCGGCAGGCCGCAGCCGGAGCCGCGCACGACGCCGCGTTGCTCACCGCGACCGAGCCGGCCGTGACGAGCGACGGCGTGCGTATCACGGTCGAGGCGAACGTCGGGTCGCTCGCGGACGCCTCCGACGCCGCACGACAGGGTGCAGACGGCGTGGGGCTGCTGCGCACCGAGTTCCTGTTCCTCGGCAGGGACGAGCCGCCGACCGAGGACGAGCAGGTCGAGGCCTACACGGCGGTCGCCGTGCGGCTCGGCGGCGGTGTCGTGACGGTGCGCACGCTCGACGTCGGGGCCGACAAGCCGGCCCCGTACCTGCGGCAGGCCCGGGAGGACAACCCGTTCCTCGGCGTGCGCGGCCTGCGGCTGGGGCTCGCGCGTCCCGACGTCCTCTCGACCCAGCTGCGTGCCGTCCTGCGGGTCGCGGCGGACCATCCGGTGCGGGTGATGTTCCCGATGGTGTCGAGCCTCGACGAGCTCGACGAGGCGAGCGCCCTGCTGGACCGTGCGCGTGCGGAGGTCGGCACCGGCGTGCACCTGCCGGTGGGGGTGATGGTGGAGGTGCCCGCGGTCGGCCTGCTGGCCGAGGCGTTCGCCGAGCGGGTCGACTTCCTGTCCGTCGGCACCAACGACCTCACGCAGTACGTCCTCGCCGCCGACCGCGGCAACGCGGGTGTCGCGGCGCTCGGCGACGCGTGCCACCCCGCGGTGCTCGCGCTGGTGCGGCGGACGGCGCTGGCGGCCCGCGACCGCGACCGCCCGGTCGCCGTGTGCGGCGAGCTCGCGGGCGACCCGACGGTCACGTCGCTGCTCGTCGGGCTCGGCGTGACCGAGCTCTCCGTCGTGCCCACGGCCGTGCCCCTGGTGAAGCAGGCCGTGCGCGCGACGTCGTACGCCGACGCGACCCGGCTGGCGGAACAGGCGCTGCGGAGGCGGACGGCGGCCGAGGTGCGCCGTGACGTGTCAGAGCCTCAGCGGGCCATGACCCGCTGAGGCTCTGACAACGTCGGCGGGGTCAGGCCGCCTTCACCGTCACGGGGATGTTGCCGCGGGTGGCCTTCGAGTACGGGCACACCTGGTGCGCCGCGTCGGCCAGCTCCTGCACCTTGGCGGTGTCGAGGCCGGGGACGTCGACCGTCAGGTCGACGGTGATGCCGAAGCTCTCACCCTCGGGGCCGAAGCCGACCTCGGCCGTCACCGTCGCCGCGGACGCGTCGACGCTCTGCTTCTTGGCGACCAGGCCGAGCGCGCCGGTGAAGCAGGCCGCGTAGCCGGCGGCGAACAGCTGCTCGGGGTTGGTCTTGCCGCCCGGGCCACCCATCTCCTTCGGAGCGTCGAGCTCGACGTCGAGAATGCCGTCCTCGCTGGTACTGCGGCCACCGCGTCGGCCACCCGTCGAGACCACCTTCGTGCGGTAGACGATCTTCTCGGGCGTCTTGACGTCGCTCATGTGCTCTCCTGTTGTCGAGGAATGTCGATACCCACACCCTAGGCACGTAGGCTCTCCGCCCATGAGCACCGTGAGCAACGTGCGTACGAGACTGCCCGACGCGCCGGACAGCGCGACCGTGTCCCGGCTCACCGAACGGGTGGTCGCGTCGGGCAGCAAGCGGTCGCCGCTCCTCGCCCCCTACACGGGCGAGGCGATCGCCGAGCTGCCGCAGTCGACTCCGCGCAAGGACGTCGCCGAGGCGTACCGCAGAGCACGCGAGGCACAGGCGGCCTGGGCGAGGCGCTCGCCCCGGGAGCGCGCGAACGTCCTGCTCCGCCTGCACGACCTCGTGCTCGACCGGCAGCGCGAGGCGCTCGACCTCGTCCAGTGGGAGAACGGCAAGGCTCGTGCGCACGCGTTCGAGGAGGTCGCCGACGTCGCGCTCGGCTGCCGCTACTACGGCCGCACCGGTCCCGGCTACCTCATGCCCAGGCGGCGTGCGGGGCTGCTGCCGCTGCTCACCCAGGTCGTCGAGCTGCACCACCCGGTGGGCGTGGTCGGCGTCGTCTCCCCGTGGAACTACCCGCTGACGCTGGGCGTGTCCGACACCGTGGCGGCGCTGCTCGCCGGCAACGCGGTCGTCCAGCGGCCCGACCCGCAGGCGTCGCTCAGCTGCCTGTGGGGCGCGAACCTCGCGTACGAGGCGGGCCTGCCCGACGGCCTCTGGCAGGTCGTGCTCGGCCCCGGGTCGTCGGTCGGCGCGGCGGTGCTCGACGAGGCCGACTACGTGATGTTCACCGGGTCGACGAAGACCGGACGCACCGTCGCAGAGAAGGCTGCCAAACGCCTCGTCGGCTGCACGCTCGAGCTCGGCGGCAAGAACCCCATGCTGGTGCTGCGTGACGCCGACCTCGGTCGTGCCGCCGAGGGTGCGGTACGCGCGTCCTTCGCGTCGTCCGGCCAGCTGTGCATCTCGATGGAACGCATCTACGTCGCGGCGTCGCGATACGACGAGTTCGTGGAGCGGTTCCTCGCGCGCGTCGACGCGATGCGGGTCGGGGCGGCGTTCGACTTCTCCATGGACATGGGTTCGCTGACGTCGCAGGACCAGCTCGACAAGGTGACCGCGCATGTCGACGACGCGCGTGAGCACGGCGCCCACGTGCTCGCCGGCGGCCGGCCGCGACCCGACCTCGGGCCGTACTTCTACGAGCCGACCGTGCTGGGCAACGTCACGTCCGACGCCCGGTGCTACGGCGAGGAGACCTTCGGTCCGGTCGTCAGCGTGTACCCGTTCAAGAACGAGGACGAGGCGGTCCGGCTCGCCAACGAGGGTGCCAACGGACTCAACGCCAGCGTGTGGACGACGGACATCGCCCGCGGGCGTGCGATCGCCGGGCGGATCCGTGCGGGCACGGTCAACGTGAACGAGGCCTACGCGGCGGCCTGGGGATCGATGGACGCGCCGATGGGCGGCATGGGCGACTCCGGTCTCGGCCGGCGCCACGGCGCCGCCGGCGTGCTGAAGTACACCGAGTCGCAGACGATCGCCACCCAGCGCGCGCTGCCGCTGAGCCCGCCGGCCGGCGTGACCGACGAGCAGTGGGCGACCATCTTCACCGGCATCCTGCGGCTGCTGCGCAGGTCGGGCCGCCGCTGAAGGCCGGGCGGGGGCATGATGGCGGGTATGGGTGCCGTCGAGCACGACTACGACGTCGCCGTCGTCGGTTCCGGCTTCGGCGGCAGTGTCACCGCACTGCGCCTCGCGGAGAAGGGCTACCGCGTGGTGGTGCTCGAGGCCGGCCGGCGGTTCGCGCCCGAGGAGTTCCCGACGACGTCGTGGGACGTCCGCCGCTTCCTGTGGGCGCCGTGGCTCCGGTGCTTCGGCATCCAGCGGATCAGCGTGCTGCGCAACGTCGTGGTCCTGTCCGGCAGCGGTGTCGGCGGGGGATCGCTCGTCTACGCGAACACGCTGTACGAGCCGCCCGAGGCGTTCTTCCGTGACGAGCAGTGGCGCGACATCACCGACTGGCACGACGAGCTGCGGCCGCACTACGACCAGGCTCGCCGGATGCTGGGGGTCACGCAGAACGCCACGGTCACGCCGTCCGACGAGGCGATGCGTGAGGTGGCGGACGAGATGGGCGTCGGCCACACGTTCCGGCTCGCGCCGGTCGGCGTGTGGTTCGGTGAGCCGGGGGAGACCGTCGACGACCCGTACTTCGGCGGCGCGGGTCCGCGGCGTACGGGGTGCATCGAGTGCGGCTCGTGCATGACGGGATGCCGGTACGGCGCCAAGAACACCCTGCCCACCAACTACCTCCACCTCGCCGAGGGGCTGGGCGTGGAGGTCAGGCCGATGACGACCGTGACGGCCGTACGCCCGCATGTGCGCGGCGGCGGATACGCGATCGAGACGGTGCGCACCGGCACCCGCTGGAAGGACCGCGACCGGCTCACCGCCGACCAGGTCGTCTTCGCCGCGGGAGCGCTCGGCACGCAGCGACTGCTGCACCGCATGCGCGACGATGGCGTGCTGCCCCGGCTGTCCCCGGCTCTCGGGCGGCTGACGAGGACCAAC comes from the Streptosporangiales bacterium genome and includes:
- the dhaK gene encoding dihydroxyacetone kinase subunit DhaK, with the translated sequence MKKLINAADDVVAEALAGLGAAHPDYLRVSDEPRYVARVDAPVGGKVALVSGGGSGHEPMHGGFVGKGMLDAACPGEVFTSPTPDQMLEAAKAVHGGDGVLFIVKNYTGDVMNFEMAAELAKEEGIDVASVVIDDDVAVQDSTFTAGRRGVGATVLAEKVCGASAARGEGLETVAHHCRKVNSQSRSMGMALTSCTVPAVGNPTFQLGEDEMEIGVGIHGEPGRERVPLAPAKEIVERLVEPVLSDLPFERGDRVLAFVNSMGGTPLVELYVVYHELKKLLDSKGIAIARNLIGPYMTSLEMAGCSITLLRLDDELIDLWDAPVDTPALRWS
- the dhaL gene encoding dihydroxyacetone kinase subunit L; protein product: MPLTVSQADKWVRAFADVVAERKTELTGLDSAIGDGDHGINLDRGMRAVVEKLDAAEPGDLGGLLRAVGMTLISKVGGASGPLYGTFFLEGGKSLGAMAEASDADLVAAVTAAVAGVQARGKAEPGDKTMVDALVPARDALREAVEGGTGLDEALARAAEAAERGRDATKPLVARKGRASYLGERSAGYVDPGATSSALLLRCAATTLASG
- the ptsP gene encoding phosphoenolpyruvate--protein phosphotransferase; amino-acid sequence: MAVGIVLVSHSAAVARGAAELAREMAGDVVLEPAGGLDEPGEPLGTDAVRVAEAIGRADSGDGVLVLMDLGSAVLSAETALDLVDGIDVALCDAPFVEGAVAGAVAAQAGEPLAAVAAEARRGLAAKTAHLGGDEPADEATPDDDDRRSWRRVELDVTNRLGLHGRPAARIVRTAARFDAEVRVADLDNGNGPVSARSLASVMALGVVRGHRIEVSAAGPGAAEVLEALGALAATGFGDEAEPEPAPPPVRTPAAVPDGVTFRGLAAAPGSALGPVRHLRLTDVPDPDGSPGTRDEEAQRLRTAVGDVGRELAAARDDAAATLGAEAADILEMQALLLDDAALLDAAVARVGEGEPAGRAWRGAVAGVVTAYAGVDDDYQRARVDDIEDVGRRVVAALAGVPVRRTVSGPGVVVAEVLGPADTAALDRSLVRGILTASGAPTGHAAILARALGVPAVVGAGEAVLRLDEAQPVLLDGDTGAVYVQPDRTVRREYERRQAAAGAAHDAALLTATEPAVTSDGVRITVEANVGSLADASDAARQGADGVGLLRTEFLFLGRDEPPTEDEQVEAYTAVAVRLGGGVVTVRTLDVGADKPAPYLRQAREDNPFLGVRGLRLGLARPDVLSTQLRAVLRVAADHPVRVMFPMVSSLDELDEASALLDRARAEVGTGVHLPVGVMVEVPAVGLLAEAFAERVDFLSVGTNDLTQYVLAADRGNAGVAALGDACHPAVLALVRRTALAARDRDRPVAVCGELAGDPTVTSLLVGLGVTELSVVPTAVPLVKQAVRATSYADATRLAEQALRRRTAAEVRRDVSEPQRAMTR
- a CDS encoding Ohr family peroxiredoxin, which encodes MSDVKTPEKIVYRTKVVSTGGRRGGRSTSEDGILDVELDAPKEMGGPGGKTNPEQLFAAGYAACFTGALGLVAKKQSVDASAATVTAEVGFGPEGESFGITVDLTVDVPGLDTAKVQELADAAHQVCPYSKATRGNIPVTVKAA
- a CDS encoding aldehyde dehydrogenase family protein, producing the protein MSTVSNVRTRLPDAPDSATVSRLTERVVASGSKRSPLLAPYTGEAIAELPQSTPRKDVAEAYRRAREAQAAWARRSPRERANVLLRLHDLVLDRQREALDLVQWENGKARAHAFEEVADVALGCRYYGRTGPGYLMPRRRAGLLPLLTQVVELHHPVGVVGVVSPWNYPLTLGVSDTVAALLAGNAVVQRPDPQASLSCLWGANLAYEAGLPDGLWQVVLGPGSSVGAAVLDEADYVMFTGSTKTGRTVAEKAAKRLVGCTLELGGKNPMLVLRDADLGRAAEGAVRASFASSGQLCISMERIYVAASRYDEFVERFLARVDAMRVGAAFDFSMDMGSLTSQDQLDKVTAHVDDAREHGAHVLAGGRPRPDLGPYFYEPTVLGNVTSDARCYGEETFGPVVSVYPFKNEDEAVRLANEGANGLNASVWTTDIARGRAIAGRIRAGTVNVNEAYAAAWGSMDAPMGGMGDSGLGRRHGAAGVLKYTESQTIATQRALPLSPPAGVTDEQWATIFTGILRLLRRSGRR
- a CDS encoding FAD-dependent oxidoreductase codes for the protein MGAVEHDYDVAVVGSGFGGSVTALRLAEKGYRVVVLEAGRRFAPEEFPTTSWDVRRFLWAPWLRCFGIQRISVLRNVVVLSGSGVGGGSLVYANTLYEPPEAFFRDEQWRDITDWHDELRPHYDQARRMLGVTQNATVTPSDEAMREVADEMGVGHTFRLAPVGVWFGEPGETVDDPYFGGAGPRRTGCIECGSCMTGCRYGAKNTLPTNYLHLAEGLGVEVRPMTTVTAVRPHVRGGGYAIETVRTGTRWKDRDRLTADQVVFAAGALGTQRLLHRMRDDGVLPRLSPALGRLTRTNSEALLGAMRPRNRPGADFTRGIAITSSWHPDENTHVEPVRYGRGSNLMGLLATVLVDGGGRLPRPVRWLVNQSHHPVDFFRSLDVRRWSERTVIALVMQTLDNSLTVSLRRGPFGRRLTSRQGHGEPNPTWIPVAHEAVRRLADAIGGKPGGTWGDVFNVPMTAHILGGCAIGATRDDGVVDAYHRVYGHPGLHVVDGSAVSANLGVNPSLTITAQAERAMSLWPNRGEADPRPPLDTAYERVPPVAPCDPAVPATAPAALRLPDPRPRP